From the genome of Hymenobacter sp. PAMC 26628, one region includes:
- a CDS encoding M1 family metallopeptidase, whose translation MRQILLGALALGALAQQTAHAQALYQPRDIKQAFAKQTRAADGRPGPRYWQNTARYDITVQAAPPARDIRGREKITYFNNSPDTLKSVTIRLIQNIHQPGAAREGDASPDYLTAGVTIDSFAVAGQARPFAGQGPATWKTVRLPKPLAPHDSVRLAFAWHFPISLESGREGMIDKTTFFLAYFYPRIAVYDDYNGWDRLNFVDSKEFYNDFNDYTLRVQVPANYLVWATGTLQNPKQVLQPAFAKKLEKSMTSDAVMHIATAADLAKKNITAQGPQNTWVWTAKDISDVTLGLSDHYVWDAASVVVDPATKRRASVQAAFADSTADFHYAVKNGQNALGWFSRNLPGVPYPFPKMTVFQGFADMEYPMMVNDSPEKDLKFAQLVADHEIAHTYFPFYMGINESRYAFMDEGWATTLELFIGRAENGAEQADAFYKQFRVNRWIHDPATAEDLPIITPSSELRAGYGNNSYGKASLSYLALQDMLGEELFKKSLHEYMARWHGKHPIPWDYFNSMNSASGQDLNWFFNNWFFTNNYIDLALEPAAATAQGPTVAVRNVGGFAVPVNLKVTYADGSTAAVHQSPAVWRANERQATIALPGTKAIKTVELVNGIYMDADPSNDRLTVK comes from the coding sequence ATGCGTCAAATCTTGTTAGGTGCCCTCGCGCTGGGGGCCCTCGCCCAGCAAACCGCTCACGCCCAGGCGCTCTACCAGCCGCGCGACATTAAGCAGGCGTTTGCTAAGCAGACGCGGGCCGCTGATGGCCGCCCGGGGCCCAGATACTGGCAGAACACGGCCCGCTACGACATCACGGTGCAGGCCGCGCCGCCGGCGCGCGACATCCGGGGCCGCGAGAAAATTACCTACTTCAACAACAGCCCCGACACGCTCAAGAGCGTGACCATTCGGCTGATTCAGAATATTCACCAGCCCGGCGCGGCCCGCGAGGGCGATGCGTCGCCCGACTACCTCACGGCGGGCGTGACGATTGACTCCTTCGCGGTGGCGGGGCAGGCGCGGCCGTTTGCCGGCCAGGGCCCCGCCACCTGGAAAACCGTGCGCCTGCCCAAGCCGCTGGCCCCGCACGACTCGGTGCGGCTGGCCTTTGCCTGGCACTTTCCCATTTCGCTGGAAAGCGGCCGGGAGGGCATGATCGACAAAACCACGTTTTTCCTGGCCTACTTCTACCCGCGCATCGCGGTGTACGATGACTACAACGGCTGGGACCGGCTGAACTTCGTGGACAGTAAGGAGTTCTATAACGACTTCAACGACTACACCTTGCGGGTGCAGGTGCCGGCCAATTACCTGGTATGGGCCACCGGCACGCTGCAAAACCCCAAGCAGGTATTGCAGCCGGCTTTCGCCAAAAAGCTGGAGAAATCCATGACCAGCGACGCGGTCATGCACATTGCCACGGCCGCCGATTTGGCCAAGAAAAACATTACCGCCCAGGGCCCCCAGAACACCTGGGTGTGGACGGCCAAGGACATTTCGGACGTGACCCTGGGCCTGAGCGACCACTACGTGTGGGACGCCGCCAGCGTGGTGGTGGACCCCGCCACCAAGCGCCGCGCCAGTGTGCAAGCCGCCTTCGCCGACTCGACGGCGGATTTCCACTACGCCGTGAAAAACGGGCAGAACGCGTTGGGCTGGTTCTCGCGCAACCTGCCCGGCGTGCCCTACCCATTCCCGAAAATGACGGTGTTCCAGGGCTTTGCCGACATGGAATACCCAATGATGGTGAACGACAGCCCGGAGAAGGACCTGAAATTTGCGCAACTCGTGGCCGACCACGAGATTGCCCACACCTACTTCCCGTTCTACATGGGCATCAACGAGAGCCGCTACGCCTTCATGGACGAGGGCTGGGCCACGACGCTGGAGTTGTTCATCGGCCGCGCCGAAAACGGGGCGGAGCAGGCCGACGCGTTCTACAAGCAATTCCGGGTGAACCGCTGGATTCACGACCCGGCCACGGCCGAGGATTTGCCCATTATCACGCCCAGCAGCGAGCTGCGCGCCGGCTACGGCAACAACTCCTACGGCAAGGCTTCGCTGAGCTACCTGGCCTTGCAGGATATGCTGGGCGAGGAGCTGTTCAAGAAAAGCCTGCACGAATACATGGCCCGCTGGCACGGCAAGCACCCCATTCCGTGGGATTACTTTAACTCGATGAACAGCGCCTCGGGCCAGGATTTGAACTGGTTTTTCAACAACTGGTTCTTCACCAATAACTACATTGACCTGGCCCTGGAGCCGGCGGCGGCCACCGCCCAGGGCCCCACCGTGGCGGTGCGCAACGTGGGCGGCTTCGCGGTGCCCGTGAACCTAAAGGTGACTTACGCCGACGGCAGTACGGCCGCCGTGCACCAGTCACCGGCCGTGTGGCGCGCCAACGAGCGGCAGGCCACCATTGCCCTTCCCGGCACAAAGGCCATCAAAACGGTCGAATTGGTGAACGGCATCTACATGGATGCCGACCCGAGCAACGACCGCCTGACGGTGAAGTAG
- a CDS encoding DUF3575 domain-containing protein — MKNFLLLCALAGWVRVASAQDAPRPNTQVVSVGAFGLAPNAGLQYEFRLTKHFSLGVQGARYFSSDYPGYQAALFGRYYFRPAAPAGFYAQGQLGAFWHDGQIRAEMPGYSGQSATRLKGPGFGLGLGYQLLLGQHLALNAGLGLKFYFIKNLGYCDCGYVGDWYTTGQPGSVLDGQLNIGYAF, encoded by the coding sequence ATGAAAAACTTTTTACTGCTTTGCGCCCTGGCCGGTTGGGTGCGGGTGGCTTCGGCCCAAGATGCCCCGCGGCCTAACACGCAAGTGGTCAGCGTGGGTGCCTTTGGCCTCGCTCCGAACGCCGGGCTCCAATACGAATTCCGCCTTACGAAGCACTTTTCGTTGGGTGTGCAAGGCGCCCGGTACTTCAGCAGCGACTACCCCGGCTACCAAGCCGCCCTTTTTGGACGCTACTATTTCCGCCCCGCGGCCCCAGCGGGCTTCTACGCGCAGGGCCAGCTCGGGGCATTTTGGCACGACGGGCAAATTCGGGCGGAAATGCCGGGCTACTCCGGTCAGTCGGCCACCCGCCTCAAGGGCCCTGGTTTCGGCCTGGGCCTGGGGTACCAACTGCTGCTGGGGCAGCACCTGGCCCTGAACGCGGGGCTGGGGCTAAAATTTTACTTTATCAAGAACCTGGGGTACTGCGACTGCGGCTACGTCGGCGACTGGTACACCACCGGCCAACCCGGCTCAGTGCTCGACGGGCAGCTGAACATCGGCTATGCTTTTTAG
- a CDS encoding purine-nucleoside phosphorylase, which yields MQNLHEAAAYIRAQSNNFQPATGIILGTGLGALVREVDVAYTLDYEDIPHFPLSTVESHAGRLVLGTLGGRRVAVLQGRFHYYEGYSMAQVVFPVRVLKLLGIGQLLVSNAAGGLNPDFQLADIMLIDDHLNLLPGNPLVGANLDELGPRFPDMFAPYDAGLLARAEAAAQALGQGPTTRRGVYAALPGPMLETPAEYRYLRTIGADAVGMSTVPEVIAARHMGLPVLAASVITDLCAPGHLKPVVLADIFAAAAAAEPRLTALLRAVVASL from the coding sequence TTGCAGAACCTACACGAAGCCGCCGCTTACATCCGGGCGCAGTCCAATAATTTTCAGCCCGCCACGGGCATCATCCTCGGCACCGGGTTGGGGGCTCTGGTGCGGGAAGTGGACGTGGCGTACACGCTCGATTACGAAGACATTCCGCACTTTCCGCTCTCTACCGTCGAGAGCCACGCCGGGCGGCTGGTGCTGGGCACCCTGGGCGGCCGGCGCGTGGCTGTGCTGCAAGGCCGGTTTCACTACTACGAGGGCTACAGCATGGCCCAGGTGGTATTTCCGGTGCGGGTGCTGAAGCTGCTGGGCATCGGGCAGCTGCTGGTGAGCAACGCGGCCGGCGGCCTGAATCCGGACTTCCAGCTGGCCGACATCATGCTGATTGACGACCACCTCAACCTGCTGCCCGGCAACCCGCTGGTAGGGGCCAACCTCGACGAGCTGGGGCCCCGCTTCCCCGACATGTTTGCGCCCTACGACGCCGGCCTGCTGGCCCGCGCCGAAGCCGCCGCCCAGGCCCTCGGCCAGGGCCCCACCACGCGCCGCGGCGTGTACGCCGCCCTGCCGGGCCCCATGCTCGAAACCCCCGCCGAGTACCGCTACCTGCGCACCATCGGGGCCGATGCGGTGGGCATGAGCACGGTGCCCGAGGTCATTGCCGCCCGGCACATGGGCCTGCCGGTGCTGGCTGCCTCGGTCATCACCGATTTGTGTGCGCCCGGCCACCTCAAGCCGGTGGTGCTGGCCGATATCTTCGCCGCCGCTGCTGCCGCCGAGCCGCGGCTCACGGCGCTGCTACGGGCCGTGGTGGCATCGTTATAG
- a CDS encoding type II toxin-antitoxin system VapC family toxin produces the protein MSIFLDTSSLIKLYDDSETDAAGLRQYLGSREDIYLSALTQVEFISALGRKQRRNDLTTAQASALQQTFEVNHSTYGWIDLAPAVLRLAAQLLNKHAKLALRSLDAVQLASAMAIPNLQVFITHDRRLHEAATVEGFMCWPITMPPRPVAAP, from the coding sequence ATGAGTATTTTTCTGGATACGTCCTCCCTGATTAAACTTTACGACGACAGCGAAACGGATGCCGCCGGTCTACGGCAATACCTCGGTTCCCGGGAGGACATCTACCTTTCTGCCCTCACGCAGGTAGAATTTATCAGCGCACTCGGGCGCAAGCAACGGCGCAACGACTTGACTACCGCACAAGCCAGCGCCTTGCAGCAGACATTTGAGGTCAACCACTCGACCTACGGCTGGATCGATTTGGCCCCCGCAGTGCTCAGATTAGCGGCTCAGTTGCTGAATAAGCACGCCAAACTGGCCCTGCGCTCACTGGATGCAGTTCAATTGGCCAGTGCCATGGCTATTCCCAATCTGCAAGTATTTATCACCCACGACCGCCGCCTGCACGAGGCCGCTACCGTCGAAGGATTTATGTGCTGGCCTATAACGATGCCACCACGGCCCGTAGCAGCGCCGTGA
- a CDS encoding antitoxin family protein, protein MLVVEGVYENGELRLDTPVDYRTPVRVRVEFLDELSAAVHPPANPDPADRMRRLQASWAAARLITAGMTGPSLSEEVLAEREEED, encoded by the coding sequence ATGCTAGTCGTCGAAGGAGTTTACGAGAACGGGGAATTGCGCCTCGATACGCCGGTAGATTACCGCACGCCGGTGCGGGTCCGCGTGGAATTTCTGGACGAATTAAGCGCCGCGGTGCACCCGCCTGCTAACCCCGACCCGGCCGACCGGATGCGCCGGCTGCAAGCTTCCTGGGCGGCGGCCCGGCTCATCACCGCTGGCATGACGGGGCCTTCCTTGAGCGAAGAAGTACTGGCCGAGCGTGAAGAGGAAGATTAG
- a CDS encoding DUF4249 domain-containing protein translates to MKPIHFRYFAAVGALALAGCGKFSNDLAVVLPEYSSQLVAECYLEPGVVPRLTVTESQAYLSAVLPMVPTDVTVNLKLPGGALVPLYYRPGQDPITKKLYTHIGTAPLVAKPGDTFGLDVQDTKGRHLTGTATMPTTVPIDSVNYKFNDGTGSARKAYFLTYFKDPATPDDDYRLQLHKGLRIYSSPENDLTVQDRLLNGQLFTLGTSYRFNPGDTVTATLYHLDPAFYRFRQSVNDARSANGNPFGQPSAIYSTVQGGVGVFTVLNSTSRTVFLSK, encoded by the coding sequence ATGAAGCCGATTCACTTTCGCTATTTTGCCGCTGTGGGGGCCCTGGCGCTGGCCGGCTGCGGCAAGTTTTCGAACGACCTCGCCGTGGTGCTGCCCGAGTACAGCTCGCAGCTGGTGGCCGAATGTTACTTGGAGCCGGGCGTAGTGCCGCGCCTCACCGTCACCGAGTCGCAGGCGTACCTGTCGGCGGTGCTGCCCATGGTGCCCACTGATGTAACCGTGAACCTAAAGCTGCCCGGCGGGGCCCTGGTGCCGCTGTACTACCGGCCGGGCCAAGACCCGATTACCAAGAAATTGTACACCCACATCGGCACCGCGCCACTGGTGGCCAAGCCCGGCGATACCTTCGGCCTCGACGTGCAGGACACCAAAGGCCGCCACCTCACCGGCACGGCCACCATGCCCACCACGGTGCCCATCGACTCGGTAAACTACAAGTTCAATGACGGGACTGGCAGCGCCCGCAAGGCCTACTTCCTCACCTACTTCAAGGACCCGGCCACGCCCGACGACGACTACCGCCTGCAATTGCACAAGGGCCTGCGCATTTACAGCAGCCCCGAAAACGACCTGACCGTGCAGGACCGCCTGCTCAACGGCCAGCTCTTTACGTTGGGCACCAGCTACCGCTTCAACCCCGGCGACACCGTCACGGCCACCCTCTACCACCTCGACCCCGCCTTCTACCGCTTCCGCCAATCGGTGAACGACGCGCGCAGCGCCAACGGCAACCCCTTCGGCCAACCATCGGCCATCTACAGCACCGTGCAGGGCGGCGTGGGCGTGTTCACGGTGCTCAATTCGACCAGCCGAACCGTGTTTTTGTCGAAGTAA